The proteins below are encoded in one region of Thermus albus:
- a CDS encoding AAA family ATPase produces MFLTRIQRALSGRVLLKEETLRLSLATLLSGGHLLLEDVPGTGKTTFAKALARVLGLSFSRIQMTPDLLPQDLTGVYLYREGNLVWQKGPIFTQVLLVDELNRATPRTQSALLEAMGEGQVTLEGKTHPLPEPFFVLATQNPVEEEGTYPLPVAQRDRFTARLSLGYPDEKALLLALKEKDPLEGLEAVTQGEELLALRQEVRRVKVAEELLDYLLALSTWLRSREEVRLGPSPRALLQVERLAQALALLQGRGFAVPEDIKEAFRAAIPHRLLLKLEAELAGASSEGLVVEALKVVPTPVERA; encoded by the coding sequence ATGTTCCTCACCCGCATCCAAAGGGCCCTTTCGGGCCGGGTCCTCCTGAAAGAGGAGACCCTAAGGCTCTCCCTGGCCACCCTTCTCTCCGGGGGCCACCTCCTCCTGGAGGATGTACCCGGCACCGGCAAGACCACCTTCGCCAAGGCCTTGGCCCGGGTCCTGGGGCTTTCCTTTAGCCGCATCCAGATGACGCCAGACCTCCTGCCCCAGGACCTCACCGGGGTCTACCTCTACCGGGAGGGGAACCTGGTGTGGCAGAAGGGTCCCATCTTTACCCAGGTCCTTTTGGTGGACGAGCTCAACCGGGCCACCCCCAGGACCCAGTCCGCCCTCCTCGAGGCCATGGGGGAAGGCCAAGTGACCCTGGAAGGGAAAACCCACCCCTTGCCCGAGCCTTTTTTTGTCCTGGCCACGCAAAACCCCGTGGAGGAGGAGGGCACCTACCCTCTCCCCGTAGCCCAGCGGGACCGGTTCACCGCCCGGCTTTCCCTGGGCTATCCCGATGAGAAAGCCCTTCTCCTGGCCCTCAAGGAAAAGGACCCCCTGGAGGGCCTGGAGGCCGTTACCCAGGGGGAGGAACTCTTGGCCCTGCGACAGGAGGTGCGCCGGGTAAAGGTGGCGGAGGAACTGCTGGACTACCTTCTGGCCCTATCCACCTGGCTTAGAAGCCGGGAGGAGGTGCGGCTTGGCCCCTCCCCTAGAGCCCTCTTACAGGTGGAGCGCCTGGCCCAGGCCCTGGCCCTTTTGCAGGGGCGAGGCTTTGCCGTGCCCGAGGACATCAAGGAGGCTTTCCGGGCCGCCATCCCCCACCGCCTCCTTCTAAAGCTGGAGGCGGAGCTAGCCGGAGCCAGCTCGGAAGGGCTGGTGGTCGAGGCCCTTAAGGTGGTACCCACCCCGGTGGAAAGGGCCTAG
- a CDS encoding DUF58 domain-containing protein, giving the protein MEAVLALLSLALLLALWRAPWFAQVRVKAHGLAPGFPGQEGEGQVEVEVWAPLPLYVHLETLPSAPLGLKPQSLSGVVWGRMRLPLPLPYRYRRRGEYPLGLTLLLRSPLGLGERLVSLEVGKALVYPSLRPLPPFEPAPSFFLEGRPEPFGLPDPLEAKGLRPYQAGDPLRFLAKQASLRQGHPFVREVEKSLLGGLFLHLDTQSLHPAYLDHATSLAAWLLLLAEKKGAQYGLSAGEVLPLGRGKAHLVRALSLLARLQSTPGPSLPPKAPFGSTYFLISQGAEESFLEATLRGAAQARQGVLLLLPEGYFLYPGEKGRVAFGKTPGLARALAMKDLLLAHGISLRVVRGHQTLAL; this is encoded by the coding sequence GTGGAAGCGGTCTTGGCTCTCCTCTCCTTGGCCCTCCTCCTAGCCCTTTGGCGAGCGCCCTGGTTCGCCCAGGTCCGGGTCAAAGCCCACGGCCTGGCCCCAGGTTTCCCCGGCCAGGAGGGAGAGGGGCAGGTGGAGGTGGAGGTCTGGGCCCCCCTACCCCTCTACGTGCATCTGGAAACACTGCCCTCGGCTCCCCTGGGCCTCAAACCCCAGAGCCTCTCTGGGGTGGTCTGGGGAAGGATGCGGCTACCGCTTCCCCTCCCTTACCGCTACCGCCGGCGGGGGGAATACCCTTTGGGCCTCACCCTCCTCCTGAGAAGCCCTTTGGGCCTGGGGGAAAGGCTTGTAAGCCTCGAGGTGGGAAAGGCCTTGGTCTATCCTTCCCTGCGCCCCCTGCCGCCTTTTGAGCCCGCCCCCAGCTTCTTCCTGGAGGGCAGGCCCGAGCCCTTTGGCCTGCCGGATCCCCTGGAGGCCAAGGGCCTCCGCCCTTACCAAGCGGGGGACCCCTTGCGTTTTCTGGCCAAGCAGGCAAGCCTCCGGCAGGGTCATCCCTTTGTACGGGAGGTGGAAAAAAGCCTTCTGGGAGGCCTCTTCCTCCACCTGGACACCCAAAGCCTCCACCCCGCCTACCTGGACCACGCCACCAGCCTCGCCGCCTGGCTCCTCCTGCTGGCGGAAAAGAAAGGAGCCCAATACGGCCTTTCCGCAGGAGAGGTCCTCCCCTTAGGGCGGGGAAAGGCCCACCTGGTAAGGGCCCTCTCGCTCCTAGCCCGCTTGCAATCCACCCCAGGCCCCTCCCTTCCCCCCAAGGCCCCTTTCGGGAGCACCTACTTCCTCATCAGCCAGGGGGCGGAGGAATCCTTCCTGGAGGCAACCCTAAGGGGAGCCGCCCAGGCCCGGCAGGGAGTCCTTCTTCTGCTTCCCGAGGGATACTTCCTCTACCCGGGTGAAAAGGGCCGGGTAGCCTTTGGCAAGACCCCAGGCCTGGCCCGGGCCCTGGCCATGAAGGACCTTCTCCTGGCCCATGGGATAAGCCTCCGGGTGGTGCGGGGCCACCAGACCCTTGCCTTATAA
- the groES gene encoding co-chaperone GroES, with amino-acid sequence MAAEVKTVIKPLGDRVVVKRIEEEPKTKGGIVLPDTAKEKPQKGKVIAVGSGRILENGQKVPLEVKEGDIVVFAKYGGTEIEIDGEEYVILSERDLLAVLQ; translated from the coding sequence ATGGCTGCGGAGGTGAAGACGGTGATCAAGCCCCTAGGCGACAGGGTTGTGGTGAAGCGGATTGAAGAGGAGCCTAAGACCAAAGGCGGCATCGTGCTCCCCGACACCGCCAAGGAGAAGCCCCAGAAGGGCAAGGTGATCGCGGTGGGCTCGGGCCGCATCTTGGAGAACGGGCAGAAGGTGCCCCTGGAGGTCAAGGAGGGGGACATCGTGGTCTTCGCCAAGTACGGCGGCACCGAGATTGAGATTGACGGCGAGGAGTACGTGATCCTCTCCGAGCGCGACCTTTTGGCGGTCTTGCAATAG
- the groL gene encoding chaperonin GroEL (60 kDa chaperone family; promotes refolding of misfolded polypeptides especially under stressful conditions; forms two stacked rings of heptamers to form a barrel-shaped 14mer; ends can be capped by GroES; misfolded proteins enter the barrel where they are refolded when GroES binds), with protein sequence MAKVLVFDEAARRALERGVNAVADAVKVTLGPRGRNVVLEKKFGSPTITKDGVTVAKEIELENHLENIGAQLLKEVASKTNDVAGDGTTTATVLAQAIVREGLKNVAAGANPLALKRGIEKAVEAAVEKIRSLAIPVEDRKAIEEVATISANDPDVGKLIADAMEKVGKEGIITVEESKSLDTELKFVEGYQFDKGYISPYFVTNPEAMEAVLEDAFILIVEKKVSNVRELLPILEQVAQTGKPLLLIAEDVEGEALATLVVNKLRGTLNVAAVKAPGFGDRRKEMLKDIAAVTGGTVISEELGFKLENATLSMLGRAERVRITKDETTIVGGKGKKEDIEARINGIKKELETTDSEYAKEKLQERLAKLAGGVAVIRVGAATETELKEKKHRFEDALSATRAAVEEGIVPGGGVTLLRAISAVDELLKKLEGDEATGAKIVRRALEEPARQIAENAGYEGSVVVQRILSETQNLRLGFNAATGEFVDMVEAGIVDPAKVTRSALQNASSIGSLILTTEAVVAEKPEKKESTPAPAGGGDMDF encoded by the coding sequence ATGGCGAAGGTCCTAGTGTTTGACGAGGCAGCCCGCAGGGCTTTGGAGCGCGGCGTGAACGCCGTGGCCGATGCGGTGAAGGTGACCCTTGGCCCCCGGGGCCGGAACGTGGTCCTGGAGAAGAAGTTCGGCTCCCCCACCATCACCAAGGACGGGGTGACGGTGGCCAAGGAGATCGAGCTGGAAAACCACCTGGAGAACATCGGGGCCCAGCTCCTCAAGGAGGTGGCCTCCAAGACCAACGACGTGGCCGGTGACGGTACCACCACCGCCACCGTCTTGGCCCAAGCCATCGTGCGGGAGGGCCTTAAGAACGTGGCCGCCGGCGCCAACCCCTTGGCCCTCAAGCGGGGCATTGAGAAGGCGGTGGAGGCGGCGGTGGAGAAGATCCGCTCCCTGGCCATCCCCGTGGAGGACCGCAAGGCCATCGAGGAGGTGGCCACCATCTCCGCCAACGACCCCGACGTGGGCAAGCTGATTGCCGACGCCATGGAGAAGGTGGGAAAGGAGGGGATCATCACCGTTGAGGAGTCCAAGAGCCTGGACACCGAACTGAAGTTCGTGGAGGGGTACCAGTTCGACAAGGGGTACATCTCCCCCTACTTCGTCACCAACCCCGAGGCCATGGAGGCGGTCCTCGAGGACGCCTTCATCCTCATCGTGGAGAAGAAGGTGTCCAACGTGCGGGAGCTCCTCCCCATCCTGGAGCAGGTGGCCCAGACGGGCAAGCCCCTCCTCCTGATCGCCGAGGACGTGGAGGGCGAGGCCTTGGCCACCCTGGTGGTCAACAAGCTCCGGGGCACCCTGAACGTGGCCGCGGTGAAGGCCCCCGGCTTCGGTGATCGCCGCAAGGAGATGCTCAAGGACATCGCCGCGGTCACGGGGGGCACCGTGATCAGCGAGGAGCTGGGCTTCAAGCTGGAGAACGCCACCCTCTCCATGCTGGGCCGGGCCGAGCGGGTGCGGATCACCAAGGACGAGACCACCATCGTGGGGGGCAAGGGCAAGAAGGAGGACATCGAGGCCCGCATCAACGGCATCAAGAAGGAGCTGGAGACCACCGACAGCGAGTACGCCAAGGAGAAGCTCCAGGAGCGCCTGGCCAAGCTGGCGGGAGGCGTGGCGGTGATCCGGGTGGGAGCGGCCACCGAGACCGAGCTCAAGGAGAAGAAGCACCGCTTTGAGGACGCCCTCTCCGCCACCCGGGCCGCGGTGGAGGAAGGGATCGTCCCGGGCGGTGGCGTAACCCTCCTCAGGGCCATCAGCGCCGTGGACGAGCTCCTCAAGAAGCTGGAGGGGGATGAGGCCACCGGGGCCAAGATCGTGCGCCGGGCCCTGGAGGAGCCCGCCCGCCAGATCGCGGAAAACGCTGGCTACGAGGGCTCGGTGGTGGTGCAGCGCATCCTCTCCGAGACCCAGAACCTGCGCCTGGGCTTTAACGCTGCCACCGGGGAGTTCGTGGACATGGTGGAGGCGGGCATCGTGGACCCCGCCAAGGTGACCCGCTCCGCCCTGCAGAACGCTTCCTCCATCGGCTCCCTCATCCTTACCACCGAGGCGGTGGTGGCGGAGAAGCCCGAGAAGAAGGAGTCCACCCCCGCTCCCGCAGGCGGCGGCGACATGGACTTCTAA
- the dnaE gene encoding DNA polymerase III subunit alpha — protein MGRLKFAHLHQHTQFSLLDGAAKLSDLLKWVKEVSPEDPALAMTDHGNLFGAVEFYKKATAMGIKPIIGYEAYVAAESRFDRKRGKGLDGGYFHLTLLAKDFKGYQNLVRLASRAYLEGFYEKPRIDREILREHSEGLIALSGCLGAEIPQFILQDRLDLAEARLNEYLAIFGDRFFLEIQNHGLPEQRKVNQVLKEFARKYGLGMVATNDGHYVRKEDARAHEVLLAIQSKSTLDDPERWRFPCDEFYVKTPEEMRAMLPEEEWGDEPFDNTVEIARMCNVDLPIGDKMVYRIPRFPLPQGWTGALPAGQTDLRKQGALPAGQTDLRKQEAQYLRELTFKGLLFRYPDRITEGFYREIFRLLGRIPPHGDGEALAEALAQVEGEAWEALRAQLPPLEGVREWTAEAILHRALYELSVIERMGFPGYFLIVQDYINWAKRNGISVGPGRGSAAGSLVAYAVGITNIDPLRFGLLFERFLNPERVSMPDIDTDFSDRERDRVIQYVRGRYGEDKVAQIGTFGSLASKAALKDVARVYGIPHKKAEELAKLIPVQFGKPKPLAEAIELVPELRAEMEKDPKVREVIEVAMRLEGLNRHASVHAAGVVIAQEPLTDLVPLMRDQEGRPVTQYEMGAVEALGLLKMDFLGLRTLTFLDEAKKIVRESKGVELDYDRLPLDDPKTFALLARGETKGVFQLESGGMTATVRGLKPRRLEDIIALVSLYRPGPMEHIPTYIRRHHGQEPVSYAEFPHAEKYLRPILEETYGIPVYQEQIMQIASQVAGYSLGEADLLRRAMGKKKVEEMQRHRERFVRGAKERGVPEEEANRLFDMLEAFANYGFNKSHAAAYSLLSYQTAYVKAHYPVEFMAALLSVERHDSDKVAEYIRDARAMGIAVLPPDINRSGFDFKVVGEEILFGLSAVKNVGEGAAQAILTERERGGPFKSLGDFLKRLDEKVVNKRTLESLIKAGAFDAFGDRARLLASLEPLLRWAAEGQRRTRSGMLGLFAEAEEPPLLEAPPLDEITRLRYEKEALGIYVSGHPVLRYPGLREVASCPLEELADFIQGLPPRARVLLAGMVEEVVRKPTRSGGMMARFTLSDETGALEAVAFGRAYEGVSPKLKEDTPLLVLAEVEREEGGLRVMAQAAWTHEEVAEAPKALEVEVDHALLDEGGVTLLKSLWDEHPGNLPLYLRVQGPFGEAILSLREARVGGGVLEALEAEGFRAYLVPDREAFLQGNGGASPKEEVVPF, from the coding sequence ATGGGCCGCCTTAAGTTCGCCCACCTGCACCAGCACACCCAGTTTTCCCTCCTGGATGGGGCGGCGAAGCTTTCCGACCTCCTCAAGTGGGTGAAGGAGGTCTCCCCCGAGGACCCCGCCTTGGCCATGACCGACCACGGCAACCTCTTCGGGGCGGTGGAGTTTTACAAGAAGGCCACCGCCATGGGGATCAAACCCATCATCGGCTATGAGGCCTACGTGGCGGCGGAAAGCCGCTTTGACCGCAAAAGGGGGAAGGGCTTGGACGGAGGCTATTTCCACCTCACCCTTCTGGCCAAGGACTTCAAAGGTTACCAGAACCTGGTGCGCCTGGCCAGCCGGGCCTATCTGGAGGGCTTCTACGAGAAGCCCCGCATAGACCGGGAGATTCTTCGGGAGCATTCGGAGGGGCTTATTGCCCTCTCCGGTTGCCTGGGGGCGGAAATCCCCCAGTTCATCCTGCAAGACCGCCTGGACCTGGCCGAGGCCCGGCTGAACGAGTACCTCGCCATCTTCGGCGACCGCTTTTTCCTTGAGATCCAGAACCACGGCCTTCCTGAGCAAAGGAAGGTGAACCAGGTCCTCAAGGAGTTTGCCCGGAAGTACGGCCTGGGGATGGTGGCCACCAACGACGGCCACTACGTGCGCAAGGAGGACGCCCGGGCCCACGAGGTGCTTCTGGCCATTCAGTCCAAAAGCACCCTGGATGACCCCGAGCGCTGGCGCTTCCCCTGCGACGAGTTTTACGTGAAAACTCCGGAGGAGATGCGGGCCATGCTCCCCGAGGAGGAATGGGGGGATGAGCCTTTTGACAACACCGTGGAGATCGCCCGCATGTGCAACGTGGACCTGCCCATCGGGGACAAGATGGTCTACCGCATCCCCCGTTTTCCCCTTCCCCAGGGCTGGACCGGTGCTTTGCCCGCAGGGCAAACAGATTTGCGTAAGCAAGGTGCTTTGCCTGCAGGGCAAACAGATTTGCGTAAGCAAGAGGCCCAGTACCTGCGGGAGCTCACCTTTAAGGGGCTTCTTTTCCGCTATCCAGACCGCATCACCGAGGGGTTCTACCGGGAGATTTTCCGCCTTTTGGGCCGCATCCCCCCTCACGGGGACGGGGAGGCCTTGGCGGAGGCCCTGGCCCAGGTGGAAGGGGAGGCGTGGGAAGCCCTTCGCGCCCAGCTGCCCCCTTTAGAGGGGGTGCGGGAGTGGACGGCGGAAGCCATTCTGCACCGGGCCCTTTACGAGCTTTCCGTGATTGAGCGTATGGGGTTCCCCGGCTACTTCCTCATCGTCCAGGACTACATTAACTGGGCCAAGCGAAACGGGATTTCCGTGGGGCCGGGCCGGGGAAGCGCCGCCGGGAGCCTGGTGGCCTATGCGGTGGGGATCACCAACATTGACCCCTTGCGCTTTGGCCTCCTCTTTGAGCGCTTTCTGAACCCCGAGCGGGTCTCCATGCCGGACATTGACACGGACTTTTCCGACCGGGAGCGGGACCGGGTCATCCAGTACGTGCGCGGGCGCTACGGGGAGGACAAGGTGGCCCAGATCGGCACCTTCGGCAGCCTGGCCTCCAAGGCGGCCCTCAAGGACGTGGCCCGGGTCTACGGCATCCCCCACAAGAAGGCGGAGGAGCTGGCCAAGCTGATCCCCGTGCAGTTCGGCAAGCCCAAGCCCCTGGCCGAGGCCATAGAGCTGGTGCCGGAGCTGAGGGCGGAGATGGAGAAAGACCCCAAGGTGCGGGAGGTCATAGAGGTGGCCATGCGCCTGGAGGGCCTAAACCGCCATGCCTCCGTGCACGCCGCTGGGGTGGTGATCGCCCAGGAGCCCCTCACGGACCTGGTCCCCCTCATGCGGGACCAGGAGGGGCGGCCCGTGACCCAGTACGAGATGGGGGCGGTGGAGGCCTTGGGGCTTTTAAAGATGGACTTCCTGGGCCTGCGTACCCTCACCTTCCTGGATGAGGCCAAGAAGATCGTGAGGGAGTCCAAGGGGGTGGAGCTGGACTATGACCGCCTGCCCCTGGACGATCCCAAGACCTTCGCCCTCTTGGCCCGGGGGGAGACCAAGGGGGTTTTCCAGCTGGAATCGGGGGGCATGACCGCCACGGTGCGGGGGCTTAAGCCCCGGCGCCTGGAGGACATCATCGCCCTGGTCTCCCTCTACCGCCCAGGGCCCATGGAGCACATCCCCACCTACATCCGCCGCCACCATGGCCAGGAGCCCGTGAGCTACGCGGAGTTCCCCCATGCGGAAAAGTACCTAAGGCCTATCCTGGAGGAGACCTACGGCATCCCCGTCTACCAGGAGCAGATCATGCAGATCGCCTCCCAGGTGGCCGGCTACTCCCTGGGGGAGGCGGACCTCCTGCGCCGGGCCATGGGCAAGAAGAAGGTGGAGGAGATGCAAAGGCACCGGGAGCGCTTCGTGCGGGGGGCCAAGGAACGGGGCGTCCCCGAGGAGGAGGCCAACCGGCTTTTTGACATGCTGGAGGCCTTTGCCAACTACGGCTTCAACAAGTCCCACGCTGCCGCCTACAGCCTCCTTTCCTACCAGACCGCCTACGTGAAGGCCCATTACCCGGTGGAGTTCATGGCCGCCCTCCTCAGCGTGGAACGGCACGATTCTGACAAGGTGGCGGAGTACATCCGCGACGCCCGGGCCATGGGGATTGCGGTCCTCCCCCCCGACATCAACCGCTCGGGCTTTGACTTCAAGGTGGTGGGGGAGGAGATCCTCTTTGGCCTTTCCGCGGTGAAGAACGTGGGGGAGGGGGCGGCCCAGGCCATCCTGACGGAGAGGGAGCGGGGTGGCCCCTTTAAGAGCCTAGGGGATTTTCTAAAGCGCCTGGACGAGAAGGTGGTGAACAAGCGCACCCTCGAGTCCCTCATCAAGGCGGGGGCTTTTGACGCCTTTGGGGATAGGGCGAGGCTTCTCGCCTCCTTAGAACCCCTCCTTCGCTGGGCGGCGGAGGGTCAAAGGCGAACCCGTTCGGGCATGCTGGGTCTTTTTGCCGAGGCCGAGGAGCCTCCCTTGCTGGAGGCTCCGCCTTTGGACGAGATCACCCGGCTCCGCTACGAGAAGGAGGCCTTGGGCATCTATGTCTCCGGCCACCCTGTGCTCCGCTATCCGGGGCTGAGGGAGGTGGCCAGCTGCCCCTTGGAGGAGCTAGCCGATTTCATCCAGGGCCTTCCCCCAAGGGCCAGGGTACTCCTTGCGGGCATGGTGGAGGAGGTGGTGCGCAAGCCCACCCGTAGCGGGGGGATGATGGCCCGCTTCACCCTTTCCGACGAGACCGGGGCCCTGGAGGCGGTGGCCTTCGGCCGGGCCTACGAGGGGGTTTCCCCCAAGCTCAAGGAGGACACCCCCCTTCTGGTCCTGGCGGAGGTGGAACGGGAGGAGGGGGGGCTTAGGGTGATGGCCCAGGCTGCCTGGACCCATGAGGAGGTGGCCGAGGCCCCCAAGGCCCTGGAGGTGGAGGTGGACCACGCCCTTTTGGATGAAGGGGGCGTGACCTTGCTTAAAAGCCTTTGGGATGAGCACCCCGGGAACCTCCCCCTCTACCTGAGGGTCCAGGGTCCCTTTGGGGAGGCCATCCTTTCCTTGCGGGAAGCCCGGGTGGGGGGAGGGGTTCTGGAGGCCCTCGAGGCGGAAGGCTTCCGCGCCTACCTGGTGCCGGACCGGGAGGCCTTCTTGCAGGGGAATGGCGGGGCTAGCCCCAAGGAGGAGGTGGTGCCCTTTTAA
- a CDS encoding 5-formyltetrahydrofolate cyclo-ligase — translation MTLGQLREEVWNTLARYDLALHPTPPHGHHPNFLGARKAAERLQATPEFQRARLILAGMDAVLKPLREAALKAGKALLLPHPDRPGEFLLLKSLDPRKLKRVREAYRYGAKASLEGQPIDLVLIGAVAVDEEGGWVGKGYGFPQAWLRVDAPFATLAHALMVYPKLPVEPERRVDLIATPARLIRP, via the coding sequence ATGACCCTAGGCCAACTCAGGGAAGAAGTCTGGAACACCCTGGCCCGCTACGACCTGGCCCTCCACCCCACACCCCCCCACGGCCACCATCCCAACTTCCTGGGGGCCAGGAAGGCGGCGGAGCGCCTCCAAGCTACCCCCGAGTTCCAGAGGGCCAGGCTCATCCTGGCGGGGATGGATGCGGTCTTAAAACCCTTAAGGGAAGCGGCCCTAAAGGCGGGGAAGGCCCTCCTCCTCCCCCATCCCGACCGGCCAGGGGAGTTCTTGCTCCTCAAGAGCCTGGACCCCAGGAAGCTGAAGAGGGTGCGGGAGGCCTACCGCTATGGGGCAAAGGCCAGCCTCGAGGGCCAACCCATAGACCTGGTCCTCATCGGCGCCGTGGCCGTGGACGAGGAAGGGGGCTGGGTGGGCAAGGGCTACGGCTTTCCCCAGGCTTGGCTTAGGGTGGATGCCCCCTTCGCCACCCTAGCCCACGCCCTCATGGTCTACCCCAAGCTTCCCGTGGAACCCGAGCGCCGGGTGGACCTCATCGCCACCCCGGCGCGGCTCATCCGCCCCTAG
- a CDS encoding 2-oxoacid:ferredoxin oxidoreductase subunit beta, producing MLELKLADYKAEKQPDWCPGCGDYGILSALQMALFELKRDPPQTAIFSGIGCSAKTPHYLNVYGVHTLHGRVLPVAQGAKLANPHLTVVAVGGDGDGLGIGAGHFVAAGRRNVDMLYILYDNEVYGLTKGQAGPTLGLGEKTKSLPKPNPQGRINPLLLAFASGYTWIARGYAYDVKGLKELIKEGLNHQGLAFLHVLQPCPTYNDLHTKEWFAPRLYRLQDDGYDPYVPEGLPPEELDKKMAKFQEKAGEWGERIPIGVFWKAEVPTFEERLKAYLPRYPEVYPALGQREPLDLEGLLKEFAL from the coding sequence ATGCTGGAGCTTAAGCTGGCGGATTATAAGGCGGAAAAGCAACCGGACTGGTGCCCGGGTTGCGGGGACTACGGCATCCTCTCCGCCCTGCAGATGGCCCTTTTTGAGCTGAAGCGGGATCCTCCCCAGACGGCCATCTTCTCGGGGATCGGCTGCTCGGCCAAAACCCCGCACTACCTGAACGTCTATGGGGTCCATACCCTCCACGGCCGCGTTCTCCCCGTGGCCCAGGGGGCCAAGCTGGCCAACCCCCACCTCACCGTGGTGGCGGTGGGGGGGGATGGGGACGGTTTGGGGATTGGGGCGGGGCACTTCGTGGCCGCCGGCCGCCGCAACGTGGACATGCTCTATATCCTCTACGACAACGAGGTCTACGGCCTGACCAAAGGGCAGGCGGGCCCCACCCTGGGCCTAGGGGAGAAGACCAAAAGCCTGCCCAAGCCCAACCCCCAGGGGCGCATCAACCCCCTCCTCCTGGCCTTTGCCTCCGGGTACACCTGGATCGCCCGTGGCTACGCCTACGATGTCAAGGGCCTGAAAGAGCTCATAAAGGAAGGTCTCAACCATCAGGGCCTGGCCTTCCTCCACGTGCTCCAGCCATGCCCCACCTACAACGACCTCCACACCAAGGAGTGGTTTGCCCCCAGGCTGTATAGGCTCCAGGATGATGGGTATGACCCTTATGTCCCAGAGGGCTTGCCTCCTGAGGAGTTAGACAAAAAGATGGCCAAGTTTCAGGAGAAGGCGGGAGAGTGGGGGGAGAGGATTCCCATAGGGGTTTTTTGGAAGGCGGAGGTGCCCACCTTTGAGGAGCGCCTTAAGGCCTATCTCCCCCGCTACCCCGAGGTCTACCCCGCCTTGGGCCAGCGGGAGCCTTTGGACCTCGAGGGCCTTCTTAAGGAGTTTGCCCTCTAG